CGCGCCCGGCCCGGACCTGCCCGACGACGTCGTCGTCTGCTCGTGCTCCAACGTCTCGGCGGGCACCGTGCGCGCCGCGGTCACCGAGCACGGCTGCACGAGCGTCGGCGAGGTCAAGACGTGCACCCGCGCCGGCACCGTCTGCGGCTCGTGCGTCCCGCTGCTGACCAAGATCGTGAGCTCGACGCTCGAGAGCGCGGGCGTCACCGTCTCGAACGCGATGTGCGAGCACTTCGCGATGCCGCGCGCCGAGCTGTTCGCGCTCGTGCGCCGCGACGGGCTGCGCACGTTCACCCAGGTCGTCGAGGCGCACGGCACCGGCCGCGGCTGCGCGGTCTGCAAGCCCGCCGTCGCCTCGATGCTGTCCTCGACGAACGCGGGGCACGTGCTCGAGCGTGAGCACGCGGCGCTGCAGGACACCAACGACCACGTGCTCGCGAACATGCAGAAGGACGGCACGTACTCGGTGGTCCCGCGCGTGCGGGGCGGGGAGATCACCCCCGAGAAGCTCGTCGTGCTCGGCCGGGTCGCCGCCGAGTTCGGGCTCGCGACCCGCATCACGGGCGCGCAGCGCATCGCGATGTTCGGTGCACGCATCGACCAGCTGCCCGCGATCTGGCGTCGCCTCGTCGACGCCGGCTTCGAGTCGGGCCAGGCGTACGGCAAGTCGCTGCGCGCGGTGAAGTCGTGCGTCGGTCAGGCCTGGTGCCGGTTCGGGGTGCAGGACTCCGCGAGCATGGCGGTGCGCCTCGAGCTCCGCTACCGGGGCCTGCGCTCGCCGCACAAGTTCAAGGTCGGCGTCTCGGGCTGCGCGCGCGAGTGCGCCGAGGCGCGCGGCAAGGACGTCGGCGTCATCGCGACCGAGAAGGGCTGGAACGTCTACGTCGGCGGCAACGGCGGCTTCACGCCGCGGCACGCCGAGCTTCTCGCGGAGGACCTCGACGACGACCGGCTGGTCCAGGTGATCGACCGGTTCCTCGCGCACTACATCCAGTCCGCGGACCGGGTGCAGCGGACCGCGCCGTGGGTCGCGGAGTACCCGGGCGGGCTCGCCGAGCTGCGCCGGGTCGTCGTCGACGACGCGCGGGGCCTGGGCGCCGAGCTGGACGCGGTCATGGCCGAGCACGTCGCGCAGTACACCGACGAGTGGCGCGCGACGCTCGACGACCCGGAGAAGCTGCGGCAGTTCGTGTCCTTCGTGAACGCCCCGGACACCCCGGACCCTGACCTCGTCTACGCCCCGGTGCGCGGCCAGGTCCGCCCCGCGCGCGCCGGTGACGACGTCGCCGACCGCAGCCCTGTGGTCGCCCGCACGCTGGAGGTGCGCTCATGAGCGCCTGGACGACCGTCTGCCACGTCGAGGACCTGCTGCCCGAGCGCGGGGCCGCGGCGCTCGTCGGTGACCAGCAGGTCGCGGTGTTCCGGCTGGAGGACGACGAGGTCGTCGCGGTGCAGCAGCGCGACCCGTTCTCGGGCGCCAACGTGCTCTCGCGCGGCATCGTCGGCTCGGCCGGGGAGGCGGTGACGCTCGCCTCGCCCATGTACAAGCAGGTGTGGGACCTGCGCACCGGGGCGTGCCTCGACGCGGCCGGCAAGGAGCCGCAGGACCTGCGGACGTTCGACGTCGTGGTGGACGCCGACGGCCGCGTGCGGGTCGCCGGCTGAGGGTCGGCGGCACGGGGGTGTCGTGCCAAGGGGGCGCGAGGCCCGGGCCGACAAGGGCCACCACGCGCGGTGCGTGGCGGCCCTGTCGTGCGTCTGCGGTCGACCGGCGCGGCTCGGCGCGCCTCGGCTCGGTGCCGGAGACACGATTCGCCGGGGTGTCAGCGCGGCTGCGCCGGGTTGGTCGGGTCGCCGTGCGACGGCGGGTTGATCTTGGGGCCCTGCGTCTGCGGGCTCACGAGGCTGCCGCCCTGCGCGCCGCCGGCGGCGAGCTCCGGTGCGAGGCCGCTCGCGTCGCCGCCCGACGGCTCGGCGCCGTCCTCGAGCTCGCCGAGCCGGGCCTGGAGCACCTGCAGGACGGGCAGCCGGTCGCCGTGCGCCTGCTCGTACGTCAGCAGCGTCCCGACCTGCTCGGCGCTCAGCGACCGGATGCGGTGGCCGAGGCCGGTGACCGGCAGGTGGTCGTAGTCCGGGATGGGCAGCGCGTCGCGCTCCACGGGCGTCTCGTCACTCATCGTGCCCCCTCGTCGTCGGCGTCGGTCCTCCGACTGTAGGTCGGGACGCGCGACGGCGCAGCGCCACCGGGGGGCCCGGTGACGCTGCGCCGTGGGTGCTGCGAGGAGGCCCCGAGCGGGCTCAGTGCCCGGCCAGCGCGACCTCCGTGCGGACGTCGCCCAGCCCGCGCGCGACGAGCAGGCGCCCGCCCTCGGCGAGCCGGCCCCAGGTGCCCGACGCGGTGTCCCAGCGCCGCCACAGCCGCGCGTCGGTCGTGACCTCGACGCGCACGGACTCGCCCGGCTCGGCGCTCGCGGACGCCCAGCCGACGAGCCGCACGGGCTGGTCGTCGGTCTGCGGGTCGAGGTAGACCTGCACGACCTCGCGGCTCGGGCGCGTCCCGGTGTTCGTCACCGTGACCTCTACGCGCGGGGCGGCGCCCGACTCGTCGACCGTCACGTCCGCGTACTCCCACGTGGCGTAGCCCAGGCCGTGCCCGAGCCAGAACGCCGGCTCCGGCGCCAGGCCGGCGTGGTGGCCGCGGTACCCGACGAACGTGCCCTCGGTGTACTCGAGGTCGCCGTCGACGGGCGTCACCGACCACGCGGGTGCGGCGCCGTCCGCGGCGGGGAACGTCGTGACGAGGCGCCCCGCGGGCTCGATGTCGCCGAGCAGCGCGGCGGCGACGGCGTGACCGCCCTCCTGCCCGGGCAGCCCGGCCCACAGCACCGCGTCGACCTCGTCGAGCCACGGCATGAGCACCGGCGTCGCGGCGTTCACGACGACGACCGTCCTGCGGGCCGCGGCGGCGACCGCGCTCACCATCGCGTCCTGGTCGCCGGGCAGCGCGAGCGTCGACTTGTCGACCGACTCGGTCTCGCGCTCCTCGGTCAGGCCCACGACCACGACGGCGACGTCGGCCGCGCGTGCGGCGGCGACCGCGTCGGCGATCACGTCGGCCGCGGGCCGCGGCGCCGGGCGGGCGACGAGCCCGAACAGACCGACCCCGGCCATCGGCTCGGCGTCCGCCTCGACCGTCACGCCGGCGGCGACGTCGAGCACGTCCGTCGCGGCCGGCGGGCGCAGCATGACCTCGCCGTCGATCACGGCGTCGGTGTCGACGTCGAGCACCTCGGTCGCGGCGGGCGGCGCGAGCATCTCCTCGGCGAACCCGCCGCCGGCGCGCAGCGAGTGCCGAAGCGTCCGGTCGCCGACCGCCAGCACCCAGTCGCCGACCCCCATGACCCCGACCTCGGCCGCACCGGCCTGCGACAGCCGGGCCTGGAAGCGCACCGTGTGCACGGCCTGCGGGAGGTCGTCGTCGAAGCCGACCATCGTCGTCGCGGTGTCCGAGTGGCGCTCGTCGAGCACCGTGCCGTCCTCCGCGAGGAGCGTGACGTGCACGCCCGGCTCGCCCGTCACGGGGTCGGTCACGAACTCCGGTCGGGCGGCGACCGAGCGCTCGCGCACCTCGACGCCGTCGACGACCGTCACCGCGTCACCGAGGAGGGCGGTCAGGCCCTCCGCGACGCTGACCTGGTACGGCGGGTT
The Cellulomonas sp. NS3 DNA segment above includes these coding regions:
- the nirB gene encoding nitrite reductase large subunit NirB, which encodes MSLTSPGRVLVVGAGMVAHHLVEQLVARSPEGEWQLTVLGKEDAAPYDRVHLSEFFTGRDGSALTLSGTPWLDPRVQLRTGDPVRSIDRDARTVTTRSGRVEAYDHLVLATGSWAWTPRTEGTDLPGVFTYRTLGDVEALRDWVARRTEELGRPLAGAVVGGGVLGLEAAAALQTLGTSATVVEFADRLMNVQLDDGGGEALRVLVTGLGMDVRTSTGATRLGAADDGAVATMDLSDGSSVPADVVVFSTGVRPRDRVARESGLAIGERGGVVVGPTCRTSDPSIWAVGECASFEGECTGLVAPGNAMADVVVDQLLGGSATYRPAADGTKLKGVGVDAASFGDVFALTPGALEVMFADPVAQTYRKLVVSDDARTLLGGVFVGDTSLYSSLRPMLGRPLGADPSAFLAPEGGAPAPGPDLPDDVVVCSCSNVSAGTVRAAVTEHGCTSVGEVKTCTRAGTVCGSCVPLLTKIVSSTLESAGVTVSNAMCEHFAMPRAELFALVRRDGLRTFTQVVEAHGTGRGCAVCKPAVASMLSSTNAGHVLEREHAALQDTNDHVLANMQKDGTYSVVPRVRGGEITPEKLVVLGRVAAEFGLATRITGAQRIAMFGARIDQLPAIWRRLVDAGFESGQAYGKSLRAVKSCVGQAWCRFGVQDSASMAVRLELRYRGLRSPHKFKVGVSGCARECAEARGKDVGVIATEKGWNVYVGGNGGFTPRHAELLAEDLDDDRLVQVIDRFLAHYIQSADRVQRTAPWVAEYPGGLAELRRVVVDDARGLGAELDAVMAEHVAQYTDEWRATLDDPEKLRQFVSFVNAPDTPDPDLVYAPVRGQVRPARAGDDVADRSPVVARTLEVRS
- the nirD gene encoding nitrite reductase small subunit NirD, with product MSAWTTVCHVEDLLPERGAAALVGDQQVAVFRLEDDEVVAVQQRDPFSGANVLSRGIVGSAGEAVTLASPMYKQVWDLRTGACLDAAGKEPQDLRTFDVVVDADGRVRVAG
- a CDS encoding beta-glucosidase; this translates as MTMSPVSTQTDVRALVRTLDLPTKVRLLTGATAFTLAPDESIGLGELRLSDGPTGVRGLKFTGGRKVALFPNATLLASAWDPETTREVGRMLAEEALAQEIHVVLGPTINLHRSVLNGRVFEAYSEDPLLTGRLAASYVDGLQSLRVGACLKHLVANESETQRNTMNSVVDEATLRELYLLPFEIATQESDPWSMMAAYNDVNGVAATEQDHVINEVVKGEWGWTGLVMSDWFATRTAGPAANGGLDLVMPGPDGPWGDALVAAVRSGEVDESVVDDHLARLLVLADRVGALGELRSYPDDLPAPDSAVRREQLTRLAAQGMTVLTNRDAVLPLGRGTSVALVGRHALETIDMGGGSAQVNPPYQVSVAEGLTALLGDAVTVVDGVEVRERSVAARPEFVTDPVTGEPGVHVTLLAEDGTVLDERHSDTATTMVGFDDDLPQAVHTVRFQARLSQAGAAEVGVMGVGDWVLAVGDRTLRHSLRAGGGFAEEMLAPPAATEVLDVDTDAVIDGEVMLRPPAATDVLDVAAGVTVEADAEPMAGVGLFGLVARPAPRPAADVIADAVAAARAADVAVVVVGLTEERETESVDKSTLALPGDQDAMVSAVAAAARRTVVVVNAATPVLMPWLDEVDAVLWAGLPGQEGGHAVAAALLGDIEPAGRLVTTFPAADGAAPAWSVTPVDGDLEYTEGTFVGYRGHHAGLAPEPAFWLGHGLGYATWEYADVTVDESGAAPRVEVTVTNTGTRPSREVVQVYLDPQTDDQPVRLVGWASASAEPGESVRVEVTTDARLWRRWDTASGTWGRLAEGGRLLVARGLGDVRTEVALAGH